CCTTTCACACTAAAGCATTTTCAACTTATTTTGCAAAATCATTTATGGGTATCATCATCCGGCAAAGTATTAAGGGCACTGTAGTTGTTTATACAGGCGTAGTACTTGCTTTTGTAATTAATCTTTTCATATTCCCGCTATGCTTTTCAAAAGGTGAAATTGGCCTTTTACGAGTACTGGCTGATATTGGAATGTTTATCGCCGGTATGGCTGCAGTTGGTATGCAACCCTCTGCTATTTTTAGGTTTTTTCCATACTTTCAAAACGACAGCAAAGGGCATAACGGCTTTTTTTGGCTGATAACACTTGTTCCCTTAGCCGGGTTTATTGTATTTATAGCGGTGTTCTATTTGTTTCAGGGTTTGTTCATTAAAACTTTTGGCAACGACTCTCCCCTGCTCACTCATTACTCCTACCTGCTTATCCCAATAAGTTTCGGATTGATGATGACAACATCATACGAAAGCTATGCAAATGCTAACCTTCGCATCGTAGTCCCCAAAATACTTAGGGAAATAGCCTTGCGCATCATCATCATTGCTTTTGCATTATTATACTTATACAAATACATAAACTTTGATGCCTTTTCATGGGTTTATACCCTATCATACATTGCCATTGCTGTTTTTATTCTCTTTTATATTAAAAAGCTTGGCAAACTATACTTAAACCCCATTTCATTCCCAAGTGCTGAAGTAAGAAAAGACATGATTCGTTATGGCACCTTCATGTTTTTAGGCGGGGTAGGCAGTTTGTTGGTAAACAGTATTGATGCTTTGATGATTGCAGCGAGTCCGCACGGTGATGAAAACAACGGTGTGTATTTAACAATGGTGCTGTTAGCATCGATGATTGAGTTGCCGGGCAGAAGTATCGGCCAAATCAGCGCCCCGATTGTTGCTACCCACATGAAAGATGAAAACTTGCCTGAAGTTCAAAAACTCTATCAAAGTACTTCGGTAATACAACTTAGTGTGGGATGTCTTTTGTTTACACTACTATGGTGTAATATCGACAATATTTTCGAGCTGATGCCCAACGGAAAAGAATATGCGGTAGGTAAATACTGTGTATTATTTATTGGTCTTAGCCAGCTATTTAATATGGTTACCTCGCTTAACGGAGCCATACTTGGACTATCAAAGTATTTTAAGTTTGGTTTTTATGCCATGCTGGGAATCGGTATCATTTCCGTTTTTATAAACTACCTGCTGATTTCTACCAACGGAATACTTGGTGCATCCATCGCCCGAGCGATTAACATTTTGTTGTACCAGTTTACTATCTTTTTCTTCCTCTACCTAAAAACCAAGTTATCGCCCTTTACAAAAAAATCAATACTACCGGTAGTAATTATGGGCATAGCCATGGGCATTTCATACATTATCCCTTACATGGGCAACGCCTTTATAGATACAGCCATCCGCTCACTGCTTATTATAGCTTCGTTTGTAGGCTTTAGTTTGTGGTTTAATGTCTCGCCCTACTTTAAAGAAATACTTGCTAAAGGCTTACAAAAAGTCGGAATTAAACAATGAGTACCAAAGGAACCTTATACCTAATCCCTAATTTTCTGGGAGAACCTGCCGAAAGCCCCCTTTTGGTGCCTGATGCACAGTTGGCAGTTATACGCACCCTCACTGAATTTATTGTTGAGAACGAAAAAAACGCCCGTGCTTGCCTAAAAGGACTGCAAATAAGCACTCCTCAAAACCAGCTTACCATTCATGTGTTAGACAAACACAATCCGCAACACAGCATAAACACTTACCTTAAAAATGCTGAAGGTGGCGGAAGCATAGGCTTGTTATCCGATGCCGGTGTGCCTTGCGTGGCCGACCCAGGTGCTGAGGTAGTAAAAGTGGCTCACAAAAAAGGAATACAGGTTGTACCCTTTGTAGGCCCTTCGTCGATTTTGCTGGCGATAATGGCTTCGGGGTTCAACGGGCAAAGTTTTGCTTTTCACGGGTACTTGCCCATTGATACTGCCGAAAGGGCAAAAAAACTGAAGTTCTTGGAAAAAGAATCGCGGGAACGAAAACAAACACAGGTGTTTATAGAAACTCCTTACCGCAACAACCCGCTACTGGCTGATATTATGAAGCACTGTTCACCACAAACCATGCTCTGTGTTGCCTGCAACCTAACCCTTCCCGATGAGTCTATCGTTTCTCAATCCATTGATAAATGGCTGAAAAACACCCCTGATTACCACAAAAAACCGGCTGTTTTTGTATTGTTTGGGGGTTGATTTATAGGTGGGACAGTTGGGACAATCTAAAAAACGGCGCAACCGACTCATTTAAAACAATTTAACAGCCAACAAATTATCCCAAATGCGTGGGACAAAATGGGACACTACAATGGCTTAACTCCATACTTATCCAACACACGCTTCACCTTCATTTTACTAACTCCAATACGTTCAGCGATTTTCCGCAACGACAATCGCGGGTTTTCCCGCTTCAACTTCAAAATCGAAGTCTCAGGCTCACCCAAAGGTGGTTGCAACAACTCTGCCTCCCTGCCCGTTCCCGTAAACCTAAACCCTTTAAAGTCTTTTTCTGAAACCACATCACAACAAAGCACATTAGATGCCCAATACACAATACCCTCAGTACTTTTAAACTGTATCAAGTACC
The sequence above is drawn from the Bacteroidota bacterium genome and encodes:
- a CDS encoding SAM-dependent methyltransferase, encoding MSTKGTLYLIPNFLGEPAESPLLVPDAQLAVIRTLTEFIVENEKNARACLKGLQISTPQNQLTIHVLDKHNPQHSINTYLKNAEGGGSIGLLSDAGVPCVADPGAEVVKVAHKKGIQVVPFVGPSSILLAIMASGFNGQSFAFHGYLPIDTAERAKKLKFLEKESRERKQTQVFIETPYRNNPLLADIMKHCSPQTMLCVACNLTLPDESIVSQSIDKWLKNTPDYHKKPAVFVLFGG